A stretch of the Acanthochromis polyacanthus isolate Apoly-LR-REF ecotype Palm Island chromosome 22, KAUST_Apoly_ChrSc, whole genome shotgun sequence genome encodes the following:
- the LOC110962547 gene encoding ALK and LTK ligand 2-like has protein sequence MLLPRLPVLSALLVLLLAAGRCTAAALLRGTGSRPEGPEEGRRALEPVGRSERAAALLEGAKAPERGGRSHYGLEGHLRDLQHKEKFIIHLTGPLSFDPKCRRQFHRLYYNTRDCRVPAYFKRCARLLTQLARSPRCTER, from the exons ATGCTCCTCCCGCGGCTGCCGGTTCTGTCCGCCCTGCTCGTCCTGCTGCTGGCTGCGGGTCGCTGCACCGCTGCTGCGCTGCTCAGAGGCACCGGCAGCCGGCCGGAAGGTCCGGAGGAAGGCCGGAGAGCGCTGGAGCCGGTCGGGCGATCTGAGAGGGCCGCGGCACTGCTGGAAGGAGCCAAAGCCCCGGAGAGAGGAGGCCGGTCTCACTACGGACTGG aagGTCACCTCAGAGATCTGCAGCACAAGGAGAAGTTCATCATCCACCTGACAG GTCCGCTGTCCTTCGACCCAAAGTGCAGGAGGCAGTTCCACAGGTTGTACTACAACACCAGGGACTGTAGAGTTCCTGCCT ATTTTAAAAGATGTGCTCGTCTGCTGACTCAACTGGCCAGGAGCCCTCGCTGTACAGAGAGATAA